In the genome of Toxoplasma gondii ME49 chromosome Ia, whole genome shotgun sequence, the window CCCCATACCCCTCTTTTCAATTGTTTTTTCCCAACGAAGGCCAATCGAGGGGCATTTTGCTAAGACAAGTCGGGTACCCGTGGCGTATTTTTCATTTTCTGCGCTGGTTGCAAAGACTGAAATTGAAACGAGCCTGCTTGCGTCGCCTCACGCCTGTGTGTGTTCAGGAGTTTTTTGCTGTCGCAGAAGAGTGTGGCGGGCGCCTGCTGTCTCAGCCGTCCTCGCCCTCAGGGGCCGTTGCTACGGCTCCAGACAGAAGCCTGGCGGGGTCGTCGACAGAGCGACGACACGCGTTAGGATTGTTTTACCGGCACTCTGGCGAAACTGCATCTGAGGAAAGCGACTCTGCAGACGAAGGGCTGGGCGCAGGCAGCAACACTGACTTGGCGAATGttccagcagctgctggGGAAGGCAATCATGGTTGTTCGCCGAAGGAAAGACCTCAGAAGGCGTTGCTTTCTTCGCCAAGTCGGCTCCACGTAAAACCTGCTTCGGGCTTCTCGCGTATGGCTCTCCTAGCGCCCTTCCGAGCAGCCGACACGTCTGCGATTCAGCCATGCTCCTCAGCGTTGAAGGGCACAGATATCTGGGTCCTCGCGGGGGACGAAGAGGCTTTTCCTAAGGCCTCTCTGGAGGCGCTCGTAGCTCATCTAGGCGGAAAAGTGTCTCAGACCCTCTCCCCGTCTGTCACCCACATCGTCGCAGATCGTCCCTCATTTCGAACGCGAACTGTTGCCGCAGCCGTCGCCCAACTCGCCACGCAACAAAGAGACTTTCACTCAACACTCagtgaaaaacgaaaacgcaggctctcttctcttcgttcgctgccatctcgttcttctcccttctcttcttcttcctccccttcttgcccctcttcttctcgtttatcttctctttcttctgctccttcatcttctcaACATATTTCTGTACGTGTGCCTCCAGTGCTTCATTTTCGCTGGCTTCTCGAGTGTGCAGAGCGGGAGGAGGCAGTGCCTCTGCGTCCGTCTCTGGTGATCCACGGGACGCCTGACACAGAGCGTTTGTTTTCGCGACACTTCGACGTCTTTGGAGACGCGTTCCTCGAAGATGAAACGCCGACAGAGCGAGGCCTAGGGCGTCTCTCGGCGATCCTCGCCCATGCAGTGGAGGTGGCGGAGAGCCAGAAAGAGCGCAGGGCGAGAGAAGGGGTGAGGGCCGACGCGTGTCGCGAACGTGGAGAGGCAACGGTctgtgaggagagagaacccAGGAAGAGTGGCGCCGTGAGGAGGGGtcgggaggagacagatggAATGCTGGCAAGggaggccgaagaagaacacCTTTTCGATATTTCCGACACGGAGGCGAACGCTGTGAGGCGAGAGTTAGAAGCGTTCCTCAAAAACAACCCAGACAGTCGGGAAACACCTGCCCGAGCTGGTAATAGCCTTGAACCCCTCAAGTGAGAAACTCGATTTGCTCTCAATACGGACGAGACGACGGGGGATGTCGATCGCTGCAGACTTCCGTTTGCATGTCTCCCGAAAAGGCTGTGGTGGCAACTCAGTTGTTTATCGCATTTATCGCCATTGATTTTGTTGCAagctacagagagagacatcgcTGAGTACTTTCTTAAGCGTTTTTGTCGAATCCGTGAAGAGAACTGAAGATGGACGATTGTGCATTGAAAGAGGTATCGAGGGCGAGGAGATGGGGATGGAAATGCATATAGCGCGCCAGCATACAGCGAGATACAAAGTCTCATTTCTGTAGTGAATAGTGCGAATTTAAAGTTTAGATGTGGAAAGGAAACATGGTGGTTTCTACGTGGCGTTTGACATGCGTTTATTGGGTCATGtcagttttttcttcgtgcgtttctcttttgccAGAATGCGACTTTATGTGGCGCCTGACGATCTCGCGTGgcgctcgctgtctctgcagcagctgaagaaactccagaACGATGACCTTGAGACATCGACGTCCAGTGATTGCACTgccccctcttctccacctttgACGGTGATTCGTTATTCTCCTTTTCAACAGTCGTCCTGTGCGGTTTCTCCCTCGTGTTATTCGTCTACACTGTCGTCGTGTGATAAGTTACTTCACATCTTAGCAAGTGCTTACAGGGCGTCCCTGGTGGCGCAGTGTTGCCATCGAGGAGCAAGGTAGGCAACATAAGGTTCGGTGTTTTCGCGGAGTTTTTATTTGATCTTCGGACTTTAACgacttctgtttcttccggtTTCTGCTTGAATGCTTGTGCTTTTCTCGCTacctgtctccgcggctATCTTTGTCAGCGCCATCTCTGCTCcactcgttcttctctctagCGCTTCTTTGTCAACacctcgcgttctctgttttcgcttcggctctctgctgtctgttTCGTTCCTCGTTGTGCTTGTCTGTGTCCGCTGCCTCCCTCTGTAatcgtctctgtctcctgagTTTTTTCACGCGCCAAACTGCCTAATTTTAGCTGAATCTAGCTTGTGAATGAAACTCGTGAACACGTTCGCAGTCTGATTTTCTTAAAACGCAGAGCCCTTGTTTGCGCGCGCCTCTCTTTTGGGATGTGGTTGAATTGTCTTGGTTGTTCCAATATGCCGACTATTCTTTTCTCTCATTGTTCGTTTTGCCAGGCTTGTAAACACCCCGGCAGCAGCCACGCATGTTCTTCTGCGCTTTTCTGCACCCCTGGATGTGGAAAGTGGAGCTATGGATTCGGAGGGGACACGAGAAGAACCTGAACACGACGAGGGAAAGAATGGCAAAAATCAAGAGGAacgtggaaaagagaagacaggaactGAAAATGAAACCGATGCAGAGCAAGATGGAAGAGGGAACAAATTCAGACGTGACCACCAAGCTTCTCGCGGTCCGCAGCTGATAACTGCGGACGTGCTGGAACTCATGTTAAGACAAAAAGGCCCGGGGAAGTGGAAAGAGGATGATGCAGACCCTGTTCAAACTAGTGCATAAGATTGCGCCGACGAGACACACTCAGAAACTGGGAAAACAATATTGTCCTGCAAATGCGTGTGAAGCAAGTTCAAAAATAAGTGAGGTTTCTTTGAAAAATACAATTCATTTTGAGTAGCAGGCTTGAAGTCtaagaagaggcgacagtCCGTGTCACGTGGTGCCAGCTGTAAAGGAGGCTGgtagaaagaaacgaaggtaCCCAATGGATAGGACAAACGCCAATGAAATGCAAACTTCGGTGTCGGATGACAATAATACAAAGACGACAGGCCGGGTAGTGCAACATGTGTAACAGAGTCTCCGGTGAAACAACAGCGATGCCGGATAGGCAGGAAGGCAGAACACCGCGAGAACGAAGTTGTTCTCTGTGGCGAAGAACCATAAAGCGAATCATAGACCATCAGAATCTTTTTAGCAATTCACATGCCGCTGAAGGAGCCAGCTCTACCTGGGATCATACACGTGTGCGCTTCCACCAATATTACCCAAGCATTTGCACTGCTCTGTGTTTTACGACATTCTTACCGCGGGTATGAAACCCACGGTATTTCACTGAACCTCGAACTGGGAACATGTAATGTCAAAGGGAGCACCAACAAAGAAGTCTGTGGCTGAAGCATTCAAGATCCCCTAAGACGGTAGTGTCAACACTAGCACCTGAGCAGGAGTTGTCGCCTTTCATTGGATAAACGGGGAAGTAAAGGAGTCACTAGTCATGTCTAGATCGTGTGTCTAGCAAGTTTAAAAGAACTTTGAATCGCGGACACACCACAATCGTGGCAATCATGCAGCAGATCAATCCGTGTCCAACAGTAAAGGGTGAAAGGTGGGAGTAGCAGCGGCGGGGTGTCTGCTAAGAAAGGAGATTTTTGTAGTCGTCGATAGGTTTGGAAAGGGGCTTAGAAGAAGTGCGTCGCTATCCTGAGACCATTGGTGACTGAATTTGCACCCCGTAGAAACCGTGTAATTACTTTTCCCCTTCTACGGTAGTAAGCCCTCACCCGCAAGCATAACAGTATTGAAGAGAGCGTGTGCATGGGGGACTTCGGTGAAGTGACACAAACTAGTCGAGAAGGCTGCCTGAGATTTACGTGTGCCTGTGGTGAAGAACTTACAGAACCTCAGGTATGGAGACCTCTGTCGATGTGTGCACGCCTGCCGTGGACGAATATTGTGCCGGCGACAAACGCGCACACTGTTTTCTGTCACTTATACCTTACCCAAGAAAAGGGTTGGTACTGATACTTCTACCACATGAACCAGTTTCGTGGGAAACGAAGGTGTAAGCAGATTGTTTCACTGCAGCTTGGTAGTCTCTCGATTGCTGCCCTGATGCCGGCAGTCATCAGGTAACCGAAGAGTTGATCACGATGTAGCCGGGTCTCCTGGCAGGCCGCCGACAAAACGACGAGAAACACTATCGTGTTTCCGCATCTTCTGCATCCGTGGATAGACGAAATGAGAGCTTCGGTTTATGGTCaacaagaaggaaaccgGGTCCTGAACACTTTTTCAACCATAAAAGAGCACACCGCCACCACTTTGCTGCCGTGTGTCTTCGCAATGTATATCAGTACCCCTCCGCCACCGAGAAAGGTCTACGAAGGATGAGATTCGCCGCCGGGTACACAAAAACGACCTGTCAGGTAATGTGAGGGAGGGCTACGCTTTGTACCTTACCATTTTTACACAGTTCTCCAGTTTCGTTACAGTAGAAGTGAAGGGAAAGACAGCGGGGTACCACACCGCCTTCAACAGCTGTATACGCTTATTTCACTTTCGCAGTCTTGAACGCTGGCAACGATGCAGCGAGCTACTCCGCGTCCCAAGGAGATTGCGGAGAGTCATCTCGCGGCAGAACAGAAGGTTGAAACTTCCCATGGATGTTTTGTCCACTGACATTTTAATCCCTGGAAGAGGCACGTCACTCAAGGATGTATGCTTTCAGAAGGGGTTCTAGAGCCACCCACTACGCATTTGCTCTGTCCACCATTCGGCCATCAAGGGTTAATCCCCTTTCGTTCTTACTAATATCAATACCGTCTTCTTTCATCCAAGCTACCACATCATCCTGACCCAACGCCGTGGCGATTCCTCTGGGAGCAAATCGCTGATCAGCGCCGCCTGTAGATGGCACAGTAGCAGCAACAAAGAGCATACAACCAACTACATGTAAATGGaaccacagaaaaacgaggtgAAAATTGAGGCACACTACCCCCTGCTTTTGGTTTGTGAGACGACGAACCAGCCGAATCATCGTCACAAAAAGAGATTGAAAAGGGGGACAGCAGAACGGGCCATCGGCGGCCGAGATACAGCCGAAAGGTGAAGTGTTCGAACTTGAGTCCTGACCTGCTGCCACTGCTAAGTCTTGGAACTTCTTCTCTGAAAGATTGAAACCGTCTTTGAACTCTTTGTTTTTGTCTGCAGGAACAACGGCGATGTGCGAGAAAACGCCAAGATCCACTGGATGGCCCCGCGGGAGCGACGCCACCTTGTTGCCAACCTGAACCACTCAAGTGGAACACAAACATTCGCTTGTTTGAGACGAAACAAAGGGAAATGCAACCGTGACGAGTTACATGATCTCCACCTCAGAAAACAGTGGAACCAGAACACTGACTCCCTGGCCCTGGTCGAGTGAGAGACAATATATCGACTTCCCGTACTAACGGGGCAACAGGACAAGATGCCGGTTACCCAATACATCTTGTTCACTTCCACCGCATGGCTGCTTCACAAACTCTCAAAAACTGACTATCTCAACTTCACCTCCGACCATCGCGCACATAACGGAGATGCCGGTAAAAAGGTCTACCCTTGTGAAAATAATCCGGTAGAGAGAtttatatacacatgtagCTAGCACACATATAAAAGAAATGCATTCATATAAGCGCATACTGGTGCAGATATGCTGTAACAGTGGACTCGTGGAAGCTCTCATTCCCTGGCCTGCGCGAACTATGACTCTGATACTCATAAACCGGTGCATCTGGAAATCACTCACCAgtccaacatgaagaagagaaataaACACCTGTGGAGGCATTTCTTCAGTCCACTCCCTGACAGTCACTTTCGCCTCGTATTCGTTAGCTGCCTTCAGAACAGTAGCCCATGCCGCGTAGTACCTCTGCTTCTCATTCACCTTCCACACGCTCCACTTCGCCTGACGCACCAGGCAACCAAACAAGAAGGAGTAGTTTTGCCAGCAATGGCATCCCAGTACTACCACAGAAGAGATAAACAACTGTTCGAAAGAGAACCTAGAAAAATACAAcgtttatttataaacaaacTCGACAGCAAACGTTGCTCTCAACCATCCACCGCGGGGAAATCCAGAAGCCGTGCGGTTCTGTTTCCTGGTCGAGAAACACAAAGATGTAGAAACAGTGGCACATGCCTGGACTTTACGAGCGTAATTACCTATAGGTTCCATCCTCTCAAGTACTCTCTAGACGAATGGATGAAGCAAAACACTTGCGTGGGAAACGTGTGGCTCTCTCCAGACTTCAGGAACATGCACGTACACTGACTTACTTCGATGTCGGTCAGCAGCTCCGTTTTCCCACCCTTCTTTTCATATTTCATCCGAGGGACGTTTTTATGGAGAGCAGGAACAAAAGACAGGAGGACTTTGCCagcgttctcctcctcctctgcagagagctGTTGCTTCGACCAAAGAAGGGTCAGACTTCCGCCCTTGTCAGGCAAAAACAGAAGGTACCCGTAAGCCGACGCACTTGGTTTGTTGATTTGGGAGGTCTGCTGATCCGACTTCGTGATGTCCGTAACAACAGGCCCGCCTACCGCCATCACCTGCTTGCGAGCCTGACGAAGCAGTTCCAGATCCTCAGCCGAAACATTCTCGACATGATCAGGAAGATCCGGCAGATCACTTCTGATAACCGCTTCCACAACAGCTACATGGACACGAGTGTCTCCATTATCGCTCTTTACTGTAACGACTTCTTCCTTGCGAATTACCGCAGCCGGTTCCGGAGACTGCTGGAccacagcagcagctgcttcatCGACGCTGTTCGTTCGTTCTTCATTCAGTTGCTTCCGATCTTCTTCATCGATCGCTGCGATAACTTCTCCGTCCCTGGTAACCGCAGCGGGAGCACCTGTCAAAGCCTCAATTTCCTTGGCTGCTTTAAGACCCTCCTCAACAGCGACTGTTCGCTCAGCCTCGTCAGCTGTTGCTTTCGAGGTGCCAGCTGTCTTGGTTGTGTCCACTCTGTTCTTCGTGCAAACGGTTCCCATTTTGTTAGCGAAAACAAGTAAAGAGGACGCAAACTGAACTGTTTGCAGAGAAGACCcgtgagaaaagaaacgaccccgaagagacagcaaatcGCAGCTGGACGAGCTTGGAAACAGCACACGCCTCGTCGCGCAGCACGTCCTGCTGTGCTGTAACACCGGTTCTAAGGTGTATGTCGGAAAAGACGAACTGTGTCTCGAGGTATGCGACGAAGCAAAAGAATCACTCTTTGGTGTGCGGGAAAAGACAGCCGGCTAGTCTCGGAATTAAAAGCAGCTGTCTGAACCGATTTCTGCCAGTTACCGTGGGGGTGCCCCCCTTCGGCTCGCACTCGCCACAGGTCTCAGCCAAGTCGATTCGTTCTCGCAGAGAGATCAACAAAAGATGCTCCTACTGAGTCTCTGCCTCGAAACCGGAAAGCGCACGGGTAGTCGGAGCCAATTACCCAACTGTTCAAATAACATATGTGAGCGGGATAAACAGTCAGGAACGACAGCCTATTCTGCTGTGACGAATCTACTGCTCGTCCCAAGCAGGCAACCGGGTCGCCGTTGACTTGCCTTTTCGGGTGGGTGTCGCGTGCAACACACGAGTGAGTTCTGGACGTCTCACATTCGCGGCAAACAGCAAGACTGTCCTAGACTACTTTGTGTTTTAATGACGCACAGCGCTTAGATAATGGAACCGTCATGCTTTCAGCATGCTTCTTTGCTCAAAAGACTTATTTGCGCATAGATCACGGTACATACGTAAAAAATAAGCAAATGTATGCTAGAGACTTGCCCTCCCACCATCGAGGCAGCGATGAAATTACGAAGGGGTACTAGAATGCGCTGCAGCAtagaaagacgagagaacgcaaagacgcagagagactaAGTGAAACGGTGGAAGAAGGATGACATGGTTCATGCCATAACGTGGTTACAGTGCGTAGCCGTTCACGCTTCCTTCTGGTTGCCAAAACTGTGTCTGGCTCGAGTAGGCAGAAACGTGGATTGATCTGTTCCGAGGCAAACGTGAAATGTTGCCGCTGTGAACACGAGGCGTTGGTGATGCCTGAACGCACTTACAAACTCGCTACAAGCTATCGTAAGCCGCAGCTCCCATTATCGCGTCCCATCCATTGTTGCGTGGTGTCCATTGGATCACTGCTCGTACGACGTTGTTATCGTCTGCTCCCTTAAATGCGATGGCCTCCCGTCAACTAGCTGTTATCGGCCCCATAGTTCACTGTGGTGACCTGCCTGTCCCCCAGTAATGCTGAGAGCTGCCTGCTTCGAGAACTTCAGGGCGGAAACATGTTGAACTGGGTATCGGTAATATTCAATCACGGCCTTGCACGTCGGGACAGCCATACCTATTCTCACAGTCCACCTGACACTGCTGGCTTTAATGCCATCGTAGCAGTCCAAAAACCAACGAAACTTTGAGCGTAGAAGGTTAAGGCTGACAGTGAATGCTGTCTCGCACAGAACAAGGGTTGCTTTGATGCGCTCTTCCCAACTCTTGAACAGGGTTTCCAAAATGTCGACACACGCGGCGACTGACTTCCCCAAACGGGGGTTTTCCTAACATATTACGTGGTGATTGAAAGATACGATACAAAACTGATGGGTAATCGATATGTTGATGCAGTACGGAGGTCGTATTTTCTCGGATTATCTGCAGCTCTTCGGCGGTTGACGTGTCAGTGGAACTGCCACCGGGACGGACCGGCACATTCGCTGTGCACCAAACCCTAGTCTTCGAAAGCACGGCTTTGCTGACTCACAACTGTCAGGTCGACTGGAACGGACACTGCGGCATATATTTAGCCATCAAGTAGAAGTCGCCTAGAGCTCGCGAGGCAGATCACGCCCCCGAAGTGACAACTTCCAACGCGTGGGGTAAAACCGGCAACAGGGCTTGGATGCACTCCCGAACGGCCTGTGGGCTCCCCGGCAAACCAAAGACCAACGCTCTTGCACCACAGTCACAAGTCATGTGCGCGTCTCTTCGATCAACGTCTCCGAATTCCTCAGCCTCGTTCTGAGTCAAACCACCCGACGGTTTCTTCCGAGGTCCGCCTGTCTCTTTAGTGACGCCTGCGGCGCGACATCTTTCCAGATCCTCgattctctgtctgctgcaTGTGGCAATGCCAGCACATGGCCGACCTAATGCTGCCATAGGAGTGCACGTTAGAGACGCCTGCATCAGCAAGTGCTCTAGGCCGTTACACCGAACTGAAAAGAGCGGCAGCAAAGCCTGAGGAGTGACGTCTCGCACCGAAAGACCCGTTCCCCCACATACGAAGATGAGGCACGGACCGAAGGCGTTGCAGCCCACTTGGTCGTCCCCATAGTCTCTTTTACCGTTCCCCTCACCCCGAGTCGCCTGGtgacgcatgcgtcggcAAACGAGAGACATGACTGCTTTCTGAATTTGTTCTTGTTCGTCTGGCACAATTCGACTCGCGACGTGGTTCGCATGACCGCgctccttctccacttcaatGCTCTCGCAGGTCAGCCCATCGAGCTGGAGGTGTTTAGCGAGTTCGGGAGAGACCCTTAGGCTGCTCAGCGCCGCttcaacgcatgcatcctTCATGACCCCTTCAGAACACCGATCAGAAACGACAACGACGCCCAGAAAGCAGGGGCGTGCTtcgttcgctgtctccatcACATGGCGACGGGACCGACGGTCTGTGTCTGCTACGACCGCCTCGCCGCACTCCCCTACATGGGTGGCGTTTTGCCCGTCCTTCTCCAAGGAGTCCTCTGAGACTGGATTTCTCTGGACTCCTGAGGAACAGGAAAACCCGAGGGTGTTGACTTCCGTCTTTGCTGCGTGCAGGAGTTCGGAGGGGTCGCGACTGCGCTGGTCTCCGCATCTGCACCGGCCAACGGGGAAGGTCGAGACTTCTCTGTCGAAGCTCGCAGGCCGCCCTTGAGCGCGCTGCTGTCGCTCCTCCTGGAGTGTGAGGAGTTTGAGAAGCATTTTGGGTGGGGCTGGAAACGGTGTGTCCAGAAGCCACGCCCACAAAACCTCGCCCTTCTCATGGCGATCCCGACCGGACCTTTCTCTCGGAGGCACCAAGATCAGAGCGTTCGCGTTTCCGCAACAGCTGAGCAGCCGCGAACTCTGCTGCGCGCCCGTGGGGAATGCATGCAGGTAAACCTGCGGAGAATTGCATGCGCTACAGAATCGGGACGAGAGCAAGCCTTCGCACCTTGCTGGCGGGGAGAGTGACTGGGCCAAAACCGGGAGGTCACTGGGAGAGAGCCGCGCGTCCGCCACGCTCCGACACTCGGTACTGGCGCTAAAGTCCACGTACACCAGGGAACGCTGGAACTCTGGACGGCTGGCGTCAGGCCGCAGAGGAGCTGCGAGGCGGACCGGGACCTGTGGCGGGAGGTGacacgagagcgaagaagacggagaaaacgaagagaaaaactgcAGCGCGGGACCCACGAGAAGGTGAAAGAGAACCCACGAACTACACGGATTGCCGGGGAGCGCAAACACGAGGAGTGTCCGGCACGGAGACGCCTCCGTCGTCGAATCTTTCCCTGCCCCTGGAGGGCTTTCCGACGACGTCCTGTACACTCGAAGCGAGGCAACAATTGCCGGTTTCCCTGGCTTCACGTTCAGGCGGCCAAAGTGAATTTCTGTGTCAATACGGAAGGAAGGACTGCGTCCGTcgcagacaggagacagctgctTTTTCCCTGGTTTTTCACGTTCGGAAAAACCAAGCCCACCCTCCAGAGAGACTCGTTTCCCGTCCCGGAGCTCCTGccgctttcttgtttcttcctgcagctgcagaagcgcGAGTTTGACACAGTCGCTGTCACCCATGGACACCCCGCCTGTGGTGATGAGGACATCGACTCCGGTACCCACGTTGTCAGGTCCATTCGCTTGAGTTTTTGCATCCATCTCCGCGCACCAAGGGCATTCGCAACCTCTCGTGACTTCTTTGCCTCGTCCGTCCATCGTTCTCAGCTGGTCTCCCGACCTCGGCGAACAGCCCGCGAGTGCCGCTTTTCCCCTCGCGCCCGTCGCGAGCTTGACTAgcagtgtacgtacagccgCCACATCATCCGGTAGAAAGTGTTGCGCGCGAACCTGCGCACTCGGGCACCGGTCGGCGACTAGAGCGGCGAGTGTCGGGGAGTTGCTGTCGAAGACTTTGGCAGGGGCGGACTTGGGAGATTCACCGGGAAAAGCCTTGTTCGCATGCGCTGCCGCGGGCGAGAGCGGCGGCTGAGGGGCACACTTCGAAGACGCCTGAGTCGCTCCATCGACTGACGACGAACCTGCAACATTCACGCCTCGGTTTCTCGCGCAGAACTCTTCGTCCTCCCCCCTCTTCTGTCCAACCCCCGCGACTCTGCTCACCAGCTCGTCGCCAATCGCCAAAGTGTGCACGTTCAGGTATCTGTACACCTCGAGTCGGTGGACGTCGAAACTCGCGAGAAGCCCTTCCTCGGCAGGTCCGACCCGCTGGCCCTGCTCCATGAGCGGCAGGCCGGCGGCGACGTCGCTGCCGACAGCTCGAATGTTTGTTCCCGGTCGCAGAGCCGCTAGAGCAGCGAGGTCAGGCATACATAGAGATTTCTCTCGATCCACGACGCAGGCTTCCACAGGCAAGACCGCCTGAAATTGAGGCGGGACGGGCGCCCCCGTTGTCACGTACACACAAGTGGACTCGGGGCAAGTGTCCTGAGCGCCGCCTGCCTGTTTGCCTGGTGTCGAATCCGCTGGGTGGGGTGCAGCTGCCTGCGTCACGAGCGAACTTTGGGGATTCGTTGGCATGTGTGAGTGACGAAACGCACACGACTCCCCACCAGCGCGGACCTTCTGAACAATGCGGAGTGCCAGACGAGAGTCGTCTTGCGCCTCTGGGCCCCGCTTCTGCGAACTGGACACGCTCCGAGAGGGCTGTCGAGACCCGCCAACTTCCGGGGTCAGGCGGAGAGCGTAGCCATCCACGAGGGCGGCGCGAAATGCAGGAAAGGGTCGGGGAGCAAGGACAGAAGTCGCAACGCGACGACCTAGGAACGGCGGAGTAATGTGGCACGTGAGGGGTGGCTCAGCCACACGCGAAGTCTCTCCTCGGGTCGGTGCGACCTCCTTCTTTGCCTGGCGAGTCCTCTCGGTaccctctttctcctgagTATCTTTGGGCGCGCTTGCTTCTCCAAGGCAGCACGTGGACTCTCCACGCGCTTGGTCGGGAGACACACCGCCCGCGGGTGCGAGCTTGGTCTTGCCTCTGAGGACATTGAAACGATGCAAGTGTGCGTGGATGAGCCGCCGGACTTCACACTCGACCAAAAACTGCGCCTCGCTGAGTTCCAGCAGGGGAAAGCTGCTGGTTTCTCGAATGAGGTCCGAGCCATTCCCCAGACATGCCTCGTCGCCAGGTTCTGTGCCTCCACGAAGCATCCGAGCCGAGGCGGGAGAACGAGGCGAAGACACGAGAGTGTGCGTCTCCAAAGTTCCCGGTACTTCACCACCTTCACCACCTACGCCGCTTGCTGCGATAAATTCTGTCCGCAAGTGTACGGAGTTGGACGCTCCCCGGTCAcccgcgtctcttctcttccttctttgtgGCATTCTGTCCGTGAGTTCGAATCGCAACTATGGATAGATAGGGCAGCCAGGCGTGGTTTGTGAATCGAGAGAAAGTACGTCAAAACGAGACTTGTCACTCTGCGATTCTTGTAGCTAAACACTGCCGTTCCAGGCAAACCAGGATGTATCTCCTCCAGAAGGATATGCAAATATTGTACTGGCACATGCGGATCGCTGCAAGTACAcaaacagacgagagaggaacagagaaaaagccaAAGGGACTGTGAAGGTAGATCTGGAGCTTGAAGACCTAAGCCGATTCGAAGAAGGCGGGAAAAACAATGCCGCGAAAGGTCTCCTTCCAGGGAAGCTAGGAATCCGTCAGAGCTGCGCCTACATAAAAACACAAAGGTAAAGTGACCTTACGGGTACTTTATTATTTTTACTTCGCCAGC includes:
- a CDS encoding hypothetical protein (encoded by transcript TGME49_293470) — encoded protein: MGTVCTKNRVDTTKTAGTSKATADEAERTVAVEEGLKAAKEIEALTGAPAAVTRDGEVIAAIDEEDRKQLNEERTNSVDEAAAAVVQQSPEPAAVIRKEEVVTVKSDNGDTRVHVAVVEAVIRSDLPDLPDHVENVSAEDLELLRQARKQVMAVGGPVVTDITKSDQQTSQINKPSASAYGYLLFLPDKGGSLTLLWSKQQLSAEEEENAGKVLLSFVPALHKNVPRMKYEKKGGKTELLTDIEAKWSVWKVNEKQRYYAAWATVLKAANEYEAKVTVREWTEEMPPQVFISLLHVGLVGNKVASLPRGHPVDLGVFSHIAVVPADKNKEFKDGFNLSEKKFQDLAVAAGGADQRFAPRGIATALGQDDVVAWMKEDGIDISKNERGLTLDGRMVDRANA
- a CDS encoding MoeA N-terminal region (domain I and II) domain-containing protein (encoded by transcript TGME49_293480), with amino-acid sequence MPQRRKRRDAGDRGASNSVHLRTEFIAASGVGGEGGEVPGTLETHTLVSSPRSPASARMLRGGTEPGDEACLGNGSDLIRETSSFPLLELSEAQFLVECEVRRLIHAHLHRFNVLRGKTKLAPAGGVSPDQARGESTCCLGEASAPKDTQEKEGTERTRQAKKEVAPTRGETSRVAEPPLTCHITPPFLGRRVATSVLAPRPFPAFRAALVDGYALRLTPEVGGSRQPSRSVSSSQKRGPEAQDDSRLALRIVQKVRAGGESCAFRHSHMPTNPQSSLVTQAAAPHPADSTPGKQAGGAQDTCPESTCVYVTTGAPVPPQFQAVLPVEACVVDREKSLCMPDLAALAALRPGTNIRAVGSDVAAGLPLMEQGQRVGPAEEGLLASFDVHRLEVYRYLNVHTLAIGDELVSRVAGVGQKRGEDEEFCARNRGVNVAGSSSVDGATQASSKCAPQPPLSPAAAHANKAFPGESPKSAPAKVFDSNSPTLAALVADRCPSAQVRAQHFLPDDVAAVRTLLVKLATGARGKAALAGCSPRSGDQLRTMDGRGKEVTRGCECPWCAEMDAKTQANGPDNVGTGVDVLITTGGVSMGDSDCVKLALLQLQEETRKRQELRDGKRVSLEGGLGFSEREKPGKKQLSPVCDGRSPSFRIDTEIHFGRLNVKPGKPAIVASLRVYRTSSESPPGAGKDSTTEASPCRTLLVFALPGNPCSSWVLFHLLVGPALQFFSSFSPSSSLSCHLPPQVPVRLAAPLRPDASRPEFQRSLVYVDFSASTECRSVADARLSPSDLPVLAQSLSPPARCEGLLSSRFCSACNSPQVYLHAFPTGAQQSSRLLSCCGNANALILVPPRERSGRDRHEKGEVLWAWLLDTPFPAPPKMLLKLLTLQEERQQRAQGRPASFDREVSTFPVGRCRCGDQRSRDPSELLHAAKTEVNTLGFSCSSGVQRNPVSEDSLEKDGQNATHVGECGEAVVADTDRRSRRHVMETANEARPCFLGVVVVSDRCSEGVMKDACVEAALSSLRVSPELAKHLQLDGLTCESIEVEKERGHANHVASRIVPDEQEQIQKAVMSLVCRRMRHQATRGEGNGKRDYGDDQVGCNAFGPCLIFVCGGTGLSVRDVTPQALLPLFSVRCNGLEHLLMQASLTCTPMAALGRPCAGIATCSRQRIEDLERCRAAGVTKETGGPRKKPSGGLTQNEAEEFGDVDRRDAHMTCDCGARALVFGLPGSPQAVRECIQALLPVLPHALEVVTSGA